In the Mastacembelus armatus chromosome 17, fMasArm1.2, whole genome shotgun sequence genome, one interval contains:
- the plvapa gene encoding plasmalemma vesicle associated protein a: MYSSGYSQVKKYSPEAQKRMQYRSKGKSCGYYMRIVFFFSSLIQSLIIISLVLFLVYGKKQDSASTGRIQSLEDSFSRLSIENVALKQQRKNLTNLLNTTLTNKARNDWDLLKLRHFSNISLLIMQDFEKKLQQCNTNLYLCKATQSGNCPPIQDCRITNCGLLAEQLNAKFQLVNSNFTQTVQSMRMEMDQIAKERDNTNLEAIRLRRDKSTLERELDFYRKKSKNEFSQSLSGVANVSKAFLQKIESLFPAHIAFQLTCSKQREHLEQIRTNCTSLSREVEDRLQRYLNIVGDQVSDIQAENNRLKAENWRLSDDYRLCSQNRSGLIQEHKQNLEKLQSKYDQDKEKLLLVKMKLAGDKEVLENSVKYKTKEVEHLTDQIKQLNMSCNSKMGLGGTSRSSGSSQTGWNLFGGGGSSSASSSSSGVGQLGRTGSTGLGSSLGSSGSTFNKPGSTGTGSSSSSFLSPGSNPSLTSSIGSAFNKPGSAGTGSSSSSSSFLSPGSNPSLTSSIGSAFNKPGSVGTGSSSSSSSFLSPGSSPSLSSSGGALSGFGSAGSGGIGSNKPALNTRGSSTTGLSSGSTGSSPNLSSSGTGLNKPVSSVKTSSGFGSSSGSTGSASKSSSTSSGFSWLGFGSSNSGQSKTGSGTGKDTSSGTSQGGTGSSFGTGRTNGLGGGSISVAQHIQELQRLINPSAPEEKQDLSRMLG; the protein is encoded by the exons ATGTACAGCTCTGGGTATTCCCAAGTCAAGAAGTACAGCCCAGAGGCCCAAAAAAGGATGCAGTACCGCTCAAAGGGCAAGAGCTGCGGCTACTACATGCgtattgtctttttcttctcttcgcTCATTCAGTCTCTTATCATCATCAGCCTTGTGCTCTTTCTGGTCTATGGTAAGAAACAGGACTCAGCATCCACAGGACGCATCCAGAGTCTGGAGGATAGCTTCAGCCGGCTCTCCATAGAGAATGTCGCCCTtaagcagcagaggaaaaacctgaCAAACCTACTTAATACCACCCTGACCAATAAGGCCCGTAACGACTGGGACCTGTTGAAGCTCCGGCACTTCTCCAACATCTCATTGCTCATTATGCAAGATTTCGAAAAGAAGTTG CAACAGTGCAATACCAATTTGTACCTTTGCAAGGCCACACAATCTGGGAATTGTCCACCAA TACAAGATTGTAGGATAACCAACTGTGGGTTGCTGGCTGAGCAGCTGAATGCCAAGTTTCAGCTGGTAAACTCCAACTTCACTCAAACAGTGCAGAGTATGAGGATGGAAATGGACCAGATTGCCAAAGAGAGGGACAACACTAACTTGGAGGCCATCCGTCTGAGGAGAGACAAATCCACACTAGAAAGGGAGTTGGACTTCtatagaaaaaaatctaaaaatgagtTTTCCCAGTCCTTGAGTGGTGTCGCCAACGTCTCCAAGGCTTTTCTGCAGAAGATTGAATCCCTCTTCCCTGCACACATTGCCTTTCAGCTCACTTGTTCGAAACAGAGGGAACACCTGGAGCAGATCCGCACCAATTGCACCAGCCTATCCAGAGAAGTGGAGGACAGGCTCCAGCGTTACCTGAACATTGTGGGAGACCAGGTGTCAGACATCCAGGCTGAGAACAACCGCTTAAAGGCCGAGAACTGGCGACTGTCTGACGACTACCGCTTGTGCAGTCAGAACCGCTCCGGCCTGATCCAGGAACACAAACAGAACTTAGAAAAGCTTCAGTCAAAATATGATCAGGACAAGGAGAAACTCTTATTGGTGAAGATGAAGCTAGCGGGAGATAAAGAAGTCCTGGAGAACAGTgtcaaatataaaactaaagAAGTTGAACACCTTACAGATCAAATCAAGCAGCTCAACATGTCCTGCAATTCCAAA atggGGCTTGGTGGGACCTCTAGGTCAAGCGGGTCCAGTCAGACTGGGTGGAACCTgtttggtggtggtggaagcAGTTCTGCATCATCCAGCTCTTCTGGCGTGGGACAGCTTGGTAGGACAGGGTCAACTGGGTTGGGTTCAAGCTTGGGCTCATCAGGGTCAACGTTCAATAAGCCAGGATCAACTGGCACAGGGTCCTCAAGCTCGTCATTCTTGTCACCAGGTTCAAATCCAAGCCTCACAAGCTCCATTGGATCAGCATTCAATAAGCCAGGATCAGCTGGAACTGGCTCTTCAAGCTCATCCTCAAGCTTTTTGTCACCAGGTTCAAATCCAAGCCTCACAAGCTCCATTGGATCAGCATTCAATAAGCCAGGATCAGTCGGAACCGGCTCTTCAAGCTCATCCTCAAGCTTTTTGTCACCTGGGTCAAGTCCAAGTCTCAGCTCCTCTGGGGGAGCTTTGTCAGGTTTTGGATCAGCAGGCTCAGGTGGGATAGGCTCAAATAAGCCAGCACTAAATACAAGGGGCTCATCAACCACTGGGTTATCCTCTGGGTCAACTGGATCAAGTCCGAACCTTAGTTCAAGTGGCACAGGCTTAAATAAGCCAGTTTCAAGTGTGAAGACCTCCTCAGGCTTTGGGTCATCCTCTGGGTCAACTGGATCAGCAAGTAAAAGCAGTTCAACCAGCTCTGGATTTTCTTGGCTTGGGTTTGGGAGCAGTAACTCAGGACAAAGTAAGACAGGAAGTGGAACAGGGAAAGACACCTCAAGTGGGACTAGTCAGGGTGGAACTGGATCATCTTTTGGCACAGGAAGGACAAATGGACTTGGAGGAGGCTCAA TCAGTGTCGCTCAGCACATTCAAGAGCTGCAACGCCTCATCAACCCCTCTGCCCCAGA gGAGAAACAAGATCTCTCCAGGATGTTGGGTTAG